The Paenibacillus sp. MBLB1832 genome has a window encoding:
- a CDS encoding lipopolysaccharide biosynthesis protein, which translates to MRVKNSIINISVGIGNQLIITLLSFFSRTVFIQTLGLDYLGINGLFTNILAMLSLAEAGIGSSIIYSLYKPVAENDEHKINVLMKLYKKTYTIISCIILLLGLMVLPFLHLFTKDTSIQHLYVIYILFLLNTAIPYLFTYRTNLLNVYQKSYIATGIFSVSSILSTSLKIGILYRTQNYILFLIIDSTITVINSAILFYVVGRMYPFLKQKVTSKLDLTSKRSILKNVKAIVLQNIGTYLIYSTDNLIISYYVNVAAVGLYSNYFMFIEICRTFINQVFNNIYYSIGNLVAKESKETIFQVYKVTMLLNFWLYSMFAIVLYVIMEPLITIWIGPQFLMDNFVLLVLVVTFYERGMRNSISAVKTTAGIFHEDRYVPLLQAAINLVCSIVLVQYLGIAGVFIGTLISAMLIPFWTTPYFVYKQIFHKSIFHYFFSYGYYALIGVGTSIVTYYVSSFIGGESWRSFILKAAVSLVLPNLIYIIVFYKRTEFKYLWGICLGLLGKFHVKKKVVVG; encoded by the coding sequence ATGAGAGTGAAAAATTCGATCATTAATATTTCAGTAGGCATCGGAAATCAACTGATCATTACGTTGTTAAGCTTTTTCTCCAGGACGGTGTTTATCCAAACCCTAGGTCTCGATTATCTGGGGATCAATGGGCTATTTACGAACATACTCGCGATGCTCTCCTTGGCAGAGGCAGGCATTGGCTCGAGTATTATTTATAGTTTGTATAAACCGGTAGCGGAAAATGATGAGCACAAAATTAACGTTCTGATGAAGTTGTATAAAAAGACGTATACAATCATTTCCTGTATTATTCTTCTGTTAGGTCTAATGGTGCTTCCTTTTCTTCATCTCTTTACGAAAGATACGAGCATACAGCATCTCTATGTCATTTATATCCTATTTTTACTAAACACAGCGATCCCTTACTTATTTACATATAGAACAAACTTGTTGAATGTTTATCAGAAAAGCTATATTGCAACAGGCATTTTCTCCGTTTCATCTATTTTGTCGACCTCATTGAAAATCGGCATTTTATATCGAACGCAAAATTATATTTTATTCCTCATCATCGACAGCACGATTACGGTCATTAATTCAGCCATTCTTTTTTATGTCGTTGGACGGATGTATCCTTTCTTGAAGCAGAAAGTAACCAGCAAGCTGGACCTAACATCCAAGCGTAGTATTCTCAAAAATGTCAAAGCAATCGTGCTCCAAAACATTGGCACTTATCTGATATACAGTACGGACAACCTCATCATTTCGTATTATGTGAATGTGGCGGCGGTCGGATTATATTCGAATTATTTCATGTTCATTGAGATCTGCCGGACGTTTATTAATCAGGTGTTCAATAATATCTACTATAGCATTGGCAACCTGGTGGCCAAGGAGAGCAAAGAAACCATTTTTCAAGTGTATAAGGTTACGATGCTGCTTAATTTCTGGCTGTATTCGATGTTTGCCATTGTGTTGTACGTGATCATGGAGCCTCTGATTACGATATGGATTGGGCCACAATTCCTCATGGACAACTTCGTCTTGCTTGTTCTTGTGGTTACCTTCTATGAACGAGGCATGAGAAATTCTATTAGCGCTGTAAAAACTACGGCAGGCATTTTCCATGAGGATCGTTATGTACCACTGCTGCAAGCGGCAATCAATCTCGTCTGTTCGATTGTGCTGGTGCAATACTTAGGGATTGCAGGTGTATTCATCGGCACCCTAATCAGTGCGATGCTCATACCGTTTTGGACAACGCCTTACTTCGTCTATAAACAAATTTTTCATAAGTCGATCTTTCATTATTTCTTTAGTTACGGGTATTACGCGCTCATCGGCGTTGGCACAAGTATCGTGACCTACTATGTGTCCAGTTTCATCGGTGGAGAGAGCTGGCGCTCATTTATACTGAAAGCAGCGGTCAGTCTCGTGCTTCCGAATCTGATCTACATCATTGTATTCTATAAAAGAACAGAGTTTAAATATCTATGGGGAATTTGCTTAGGGCTTTTGGGTAAATTCCATGTTAAGAAGAAGGTCGTGGTTGGATGA
- a CDS encoding acyltransferase, translating into MRVRVKNKLFPKTELELLKERGLKYGKNFGFYNSLIDQGHCWLVEIGDDVTITNSTILAHDASTKAYIGKSKIGKVIIGDRVFIGFNSVVLCNVTIGNDVIVAAGSIVTKSIPDNCIVAGNPARIIGKTSDYIEKHRANLQVKPVFDTYWPYKTQEQISEIQAQLQNDFGYDE; encoded by the coding sequence GTGAGAGTTCGTGTGAAGAACAAATTATTTCCCAAAACTGAGCTAGAGCTGTTGAAGGAAAGAGGCTTGAAATACGGGAAAAATTTTGGCTTCTACAATAGCTTGATTGATCAGGGACACTGCTGGCTGGTTGAGATCGGAGATGATGTTACGATCACCAATAGCACCATTCTTGCGCATGATGCCAGCACCAAAGCGTACATTGGGAAATCGAAAATTGGGAAAGTGATCATTGGGGATCGCGTATTTATCGGTTTTAATAGTGTGGTGCTATGCAATGTGACCATCGGGAACGATGTGATCGTGGCTGCTGGCTCCATTGTGACGAAGTCGATTCCTGATAATTGCATCGTTGCGGGGAATCCAGCTCGTATCATCGGCAAAACGTCCGATTACATCGAGAAGCACCGCGCGAACCTACAGGTGAAGCCAGTCTTCGATACATATTGGCCGTACAAGACGCAAGAACAAATTAGTGAGATTCAAGCGCAATTGCAGAATGATTTTGGCTATGATGAATGA
- a CDS encoding glycoside hydrolase family 88 protein encodes MMLQWISGIVVVIIAVVALIDLVPKGLDWVNRIHIGRYQDKQIWNQSITSIGIKWLSRTPKIKVTDQTRLIAIDMMQGNYTRTSIQHWQEAALLLGLAEYVKRNDAPADTTKKIKDFLASKMDAEGNWLKKPEHVDTAILAYAIMKLDFIDVDRYRGALDATWELIRAHIGQEGSVLYRTFMGKYRYVDTIGFICPFLVAYGIRYGKEECVELAVRQIKQYEQYGMLEGHHIPSHAYQVDSKMPLGLYGWGRGLGWFAIGLIDAWNELPEGHERKPLLEASIIQFAKSAVVFQQKQGNWNWTVTREESIPDSSTTATLGWFMLNASQIPAISEMCKASANQAIQYLMKATRRSGAVDFSQGDTKDIGVYSMLFNVLPFTQGFCIRLMNVQVHSKVG; translated from the coding sequence GTGATGTTGCAATGGATAAGTGGAATTGTGGTGGTCATCATTGCCGTAGTTGCCTTGATCGATCTCGTGCCCAAAGGGCTGGACTGGGTCAACCGCATTCATATCGGCAGATATCAAGATAAACAGATCTGGAATCAATCAATCACGTCGATCGGGATCAAATGGTTGTCACGCACACCGAAAATCAAAGTCACGGATCAAACCAGGCTGATTGCCATTGATATGATGCAAGGAAACTATACCCGGACGTCCATTCAGCATTGGCAAGAAGCGGCGTTGCTTCTCGGGTTAGCGGAATATGTGAAACGCAACGACGCTCCTGCGGACACAACGAAGAAAATCAAGGATTTCCTTGCCAGCAAGATGGATGCCGAAGGCAACTGGCTTAAGAAGCCGGAGCATGTGGACACCGCGATTCTTGCGTATGCGATCATGAAGTTGGACTTCATCGATGTAGATCGTTATCGAGGCGCATTAGATGCTACCTGGGAGCTCATTCGCGCCCATATCGGGCAAGAGGGTTCTGTGCTTTATCGTACGTTTATGGGGAAATACCGCTATGTGGATACCATCGGTTTCATCTGTCCCTTCCTCGTCGCCTACGGGATCCGATATGGCAAGGAAGAATGCGTCGAGCTTGCCGTTCGTCAGATTAAACAATATGAGCAGTATGGCATGCTAGAAGGTCACCATATACCAAGTCACGCCTATCAAGTGGATAGCAAAATGCCGCTAGGGCTCTACGGATGGGGAAGAGGACTAGGATGGTTCGCAATCGGTCTGATCGACGCCTGGAACGAACTTCCAGAAGGCCACGAGAGAAAGCCGTTGCTGGAAGCGAGCATCATTCAATTCGCGAAGTCCGCCGTCGTGTTTCAGCAGAAGCAAGGCAATTGGAACTGGACCGTGACGCGGGAAGAAAGTATACCAGATTCTTCAACCACGGCCACACTTGGCTGGTTCATGTTGAATGCTTCGCAAATTCCAGCGATATCGGAAATGTGCAAGGCGAGCGCAAATCAAGCGATTCAGTACTTAATGAAAGCGACCCGAAGAAGCGGAGCCGTCGATTTCTCGCAAGGAGACACGAAGGATATTGGGGTGTACTCCATGTTGTTTAATGTGCTGCCTTTTACCCAAGGCTTCTGTATTCGCTTAATGAATGTCCAAGTTCATTCAAAGGTTGGGTGA
- a CDS encoding glycosyltransferase: MKKKILFIMNNLNCGGAEKALISLLETLDYSQYEVDVYLLRHSGLFLSKLPPEVRLLPEPAEYRFFDMSMRKAVLHCLRRGQFKIAILRLLAGSIYVSEKNRVRCEQRVWKYLANSLKNIDTKYDIAVGYLEKNPIYFCIDKVQATKKIGFIHNDYDKLGMDPKLDQVYFNKLDYLVTVSEECGHILRERFPNLSDHIEVMHNIVSPSAIQKLAMEQVNLKDRDITIVSVGRLNVQKGFELAIESCQQLVQQGYPVKWYIIGEGEERERLEKLIEQHNLQETFILLGIKENPYPYIREADIYVQPSKFEGKSIAIDEAKILQKPIVVTNFTTAKDQIKNKFNGIIVAMTPAAVCEGIKEIIENEELRKQIVFNLGKEMLGTESEIYKLYQLFM, encoded by the coding sequence ATGAAGAAAAAAATTCTGTTTATTATGAACAATCTCAATTGTGGCGGAGCCGAAAAGGCGCTCATTTCGTTATTAGAGACACTCGATTACTCGCAGTATGAGGTCGATGTGTATCTCCTACGGCATTCGGGGTTATTCCTGTCCAAGCTGCCCCCTGAGGTCAGGCTGCTCCCAGAGCCTGCGGAGTATCGGTTTTTCGATATGTCGATGCGGAAAGCAGTGCTTCATTGCCTGAGGAGGGGCCAGTTTAAGATTGCCATTTTGCGATTGCTGGCAGGCAGTATTTATGTGAGTGAAAAAAATCGGGTGAGATGCGAGCAGCGCGTATGGAAGTACTTGGCGAACTCTTTAAAAAACATTGATACCAAGTATGATATCGCGGTCGGTTATCTGGAGAAGAACCCGATCTATTTCTGCATTGATAAGGTTCAAGCTACCAAGAAAATCGGCTTCATTCACAACGACTACGACAAGCTGGGCATGGATCCGAAATTGGATCAAGTGTACTTCAACAAACTGGATTATCTGGTCACAGTATCGGAAGAGTGCGGTCATATTCTGCGTGAACGATTCCCAAACCTCAGCGATCATATCGAAGTCATGCATAACATTGTCTCGCCTTCGGCAATTCAGAAGCTTGCGATGGAACAGGTGAATCTGAAGGATCGGGATATCACGATTGTATCCGTGGGACGATTGAATGTTCAGAAAGGGTTTGAGCTCGCGATTGAATCTTGCCAGCAGCTTGTTCAACAAGGCTACCCCGTAAAGTGGTATATCATCGGTGAAGGGGAGGAGCGAGAACGGCTAGAGAAGCTGATTGAGCAGCATAATCTCCAAGAGACGTTCATTCTCCTAGGTATCAAAGAGAATCCGTATCCCTACATTCGCGAAGCGGATATTTATGTGCAGCCTTCGAAATTCGAGGGTAAATCGATTGCGATTGATGAGGCGAAAATTCTTCAAAAGCCGATTGTTGTCACGAATTTCACGACCGCGAAAGACCAAATCAAAAATAAATTCAACGGCATCATCGTCGCAATGACACCCGCTGCTGTATGTGAAGGCATCAAAGAAATCATCGAGAACGAAGAATTACGGAAACAAATCGTCTTCAATCTCGGCAAGGAAATGCTAGGCACCGAATCCGAAATTTACAAACTATATCAGTTATTTATGTGA
- a CDS encoding glycosyltransferase has protein sequence MKKNVLFVMPSLLAGGGQKSLINLLSQIDYTRFHVDLLLFSQTGAFMKSIPPGVHMVNLPNLHPAFSEHIVPSMLKLLAQRQFKLAYARLMFAVTNRLVRNTASSEQYSWAYMKRSFGTMEKEYDVAIGYLEKSSIYYIVDRVKAKKKIGWIHTNYSNSGMIARLDAPYFKQLDKLVTVSDECAKSLKETFSELTDRITVIQNIVSPQRILMESLRESVTSLPFDKRFTNVVTIARLSSEKGIDLAIKACALLKSQGHVIKWYVLGDGDEREALEKMITQLNLQDTFILLGIKENPYPFIKHADMYVQPSRYEGKSIAIDEAKILHKPIVVTNYESAKDQITDGVNGLIVDMNEQGLANGIIELLHQGELREALIHSLSQEKMGTEEEVNKLYEII, from the coding sequence ATGAAAAAAAACGTATTGTTTGTGATGCCAAGCTTACTAGCCGGCGGCGGTCAGAAGAGTCTCATTAATTTGTTGTCGCAAATTGATTACACTCGCTTTCACGTTGATTTACTCTTGTTCAGCCAAACCGGCGCCTTCATGAAATCGATCCCGCCCGGTGTACATATGGTGAACTTGCCTAATCTCCACCCTGCATTCTCGGAGCATATCGTACCTTCGATGTTAAAGTTGCTGGCTCAGCGGCAGTTCAAATTGGCGTATGCCAGGCTGATGTTCGCTGTAACGAACCGTTTGGTGAGAAATACAGCAAGCTCTGAGCAGTATTCCTGGGCCTATATGAAGCGATCCTTCGGTACAATGGAAAAGGAATACGATGTGGCGATTGGCTACCTCGAGAAATCCTCCATTTACTACATCGTGGATCGCGTGAAGGCGAAGAAGAAAATTGGTTGGATTCATACCAATTATTCGAATTCTGGCATGATTGCGAGGCTGGATGCGCCGTATTTCAAACAATTAGATAAGTTGGTGACAGTTTCCGATGAGTGTGCTAAATCGTTGAAAGAAACGTTTAGTGAGCTGACGGACAGAATTACGGTCATTCAGAACATTGTTTCTCCGCAGAGGATTCTGATGGAATCGCTTCGGGAAAGTGTCACTTCGTTACCCTTTGATAAGCGCTTTACGAATGTGGTGACGATCGCTAGATTGAGCAGCGAGAAGGGCATTGATCTTGCGATTAAAGCTTGCGCCTTATTGAAAAGTCAAGGTCATGTCATCAAGTGGTATGTGTTGGGTGACGGTGATGAACGGGAAGCACTGGAGAAGATGATCACCCAGTTGAATCTTCAAGATACTTTCATTCTGTTAGGCATTAAGGAGAATCCCTACCCCTTCATCAAGCATGCCGATATGTACGTGCAGCCCTCCAGATATGAGGGGAAATCGATCGCGATTGATGAGGCCAAAATCCTGCACAAGCCGATTGTCGTCACGAATTATGAATCAGCGAAGGATCAGATCACAGATGGCGTGAATGGGCTGATTGTGGACATGAATGAACAGGGCTTAGCTAACGGAATTATTGAACTTCTTCATCAGGGAGAATTAAGAGAAGCACTCATTCACAGCTTGTCGCAAGAGAAGATGGGCACAGAAGAAGAAGTCAATAAACTATACGAAATTATCTAG
- a CDS encoding polysaccharide pyruvyl transferase family protein encodes MRIMMFAHNGSLNRGCEAIVRSSTNIIKEKMKGAQVYLASAKPETDHILTKLDGIYDGSTQHIRKYSFAWLRSSLQVKLFKDESYALGKMNSNIVKHIPTMDVCLSIGGDNYCYGEQPGWYEINRRVKAQGKKLVLWGCSIGSEDMSERKLEDLKLFDLILARETLTYHMLRSRGLKNVELCADPAFTMEKEELALPQGWQAGNTVGLNFSPLVAGKNPQAGQAVRDLIHHILATTEMTIALTPHVIEGGNNDYEILEEYWKAFKHTGRVILLPGNLTAIQYKGYIARMRFFVGARTHATIAAYSNFVPTLVLGYSVKSKGIAKDIFGEEKLVLSIDDISDSRKLIQSFNEMVIEEEEIQTTLRSAIPRMKMMSYKAVEYLHALAK; translated from the coding sequence ATGAGAATTATGATGTTCGCCCACAATGGCAGCTTAAACCGAGGCTGCGAAGCGATTGTACGATCTTCCACAAACATAATTAAAGAGAAAATGAAGGGCGCTCAAGTGTATCTGGCCTCTGCCAAACCGGAGACTGATCACATTTTAACGAAATTAGACGGGATTTATGATGGCTCCACCCAGCACATTCGGAAATATTCATTTGCCTGGCTTCGCTCTTCGCTGCAAGTGAAATTGTTCAAGGATGAATCCTATGCCCTCGGCAAGATGAACTCCAACATCGTGAAACATATTCCAACCATGGACGTGTGCCTATCGATCGGCGGAGACAACTACTGCTACGGTGAGCAGCCAGGGTGGTACGAAATTAACCGTAGAGTGAAGGCACAAGGGAAGAAGCTCGTTCTGTGGGGCTGCTCGATCGGTTCAGAGGATATGTCGGAACGCAAGCTGGAAGATTTAAAATTGTTCGACCTCATTCTGGCTAGAGAAACGCTAACCTATCATATGCTAAGAAGCCGCGGTCTCAAGAATGTTGAATTATGTGCAGATCCTGCTTTTACGATGGAAAAAGAGGAACTGGCACTGCCGCAAGGCTGGCAAGCCGGCAACACGGTTGGACTCAATTTCAGTCCCCTCGTCGCAGGCAAAAATCCACAAGCCGGGCAGGCGGTTCGCGATCTGATTCATCATATTCTCGCGACGACCGAGATGACGATTGCCCTAACGCCTCATGTCATCGAAGGAGGAAATAACGACTACGAGATTCTTGAGGAATATTGGAAAGCATTTAAACATACAGGACGTGTGATCCTGCTGCCTGGCAATCTGACAGCAATTCAGTATAAGGGGTATATCGCTAGGATGCGATTTTTTGTCGGAGCTAGAACGCACGCAACGATCGCGGCGTACTCGAACTTCGTTCCGACGCTTGTCTTAGGATATAGCGTCAAGTCAAAAGGCATTGCTAAGGATATCTTCGGCGAAGAGAAACTCGTTCTCAGCATTGATGACATCTCGGACAGTCGGAAGCTGATTCAAAGCTTCAACGAAATGGTGATCGAAGAGGAAGAAATCCAGACGACGCTGCGCAGTGCGATTCCTCGTATGAAGATGATGTCCTACAAAGCCGTCGAGTATTTACACGCATTAGCGAAATAA
- a CDS encoding glycosyltransferase, with protein sequence MKPCPLSVIVPVYNAENYIIACLDSIVNQSLPAIEIICVNDGSTDRSEELIETYRQDKPQITLINQPNQGVSVARNTGMQAAIGVYIGFVDADDTIDQAMFHTLYEAAAKSDSDVVISNFVSELDGRQVLMTFPFPTDTVLDKAYMEEEIMAYFLKSDDLNSVWNKLYKRSIIVEQDLKFPQQVALGEDGVFNRKFFSHASRAMYMNYAGYHYRDVVGSATRNLRNKDYFQRALEVFAQETPEIRTSTMDPAKMMRLKSFKLIQSVLGIISMYARASKEISLIQRLRYVQHMIRNPQVREALPYFWEEANGTLNRYEKFMIEMIRRRSILGLYCATTYSRLRNHF encoded by the coding sequence ATGAAACCATGTCCACTAAGTGTCATCGTGCCAGTCTATAATGCTGAAAACTATATCATTGCTTGCTTGGATTCGATTGTGAATCAGAGTTTGCCAGCGATCGAGATTATTTGCGTAAACGATGGTTCCACCGATCGAAGCGAGGAACTGATTGAAACATATAGGCAAGATAAGCCTCAAATTACGTTGATCAATCAACCGAATCAAGGTGTGAGCGTGGCCAGAAACACCGGGATGCAGGCTGCAATTGGGGTGTATATCGGCTTCGTGGATGCGGACGACACGATTGATCAAGCGATGTTTCACACGCTTTATGAAGCAGCCGCGAAGAGCGATAGTGATGTGGTCATTTCCAATTTCGTCAGTGAGCTGGATGGCAGGCAAGTCCTGATGACGTTTCCTTTTCCCACAGATACCGTTCTCGATAAAGCCTATATGGAGGAAGAAATCATGGCCTATTTCTTAAAGTCCGATGATCTCAACTCCGTATGGAACAAGCTGTATAAACGCAGCATCATTGTGGAGCAGGATCTGAAGTTTCCACAACAAGTCGCTTTAGGCGAGGATGGCGTGTTTAATCGAAAGTTTTTTAGTCACGCATCGCGTGCCATGTATATGAACTACGCGGGCTACCATTACCGTGATGTTGTAGGGAGCGCAACGCGCAACTTACGAAATAAGGACTACTTCCAACGAGCTCTGGAAGTGTTTGCACAAGAGACCCCAGAGATTCGCACCAGCACGATGGATCCCGCAAAAATGATGCGGCTAAAATCGTTCAAGCTGATTCAAAGCGTGTTGGGCATCATCTCCATGTACGCGAGAGCTTCCAAGGAAATAAGCCTCATTCAAAGATTGCGTTACGTTCAGCACATGATTCGTAATCCACAAGTAAGAGAAGCCTTACCCTACTTCTGGGAGGAAGCGAACGGAACGTTAAACCGTTATGAGAAATTTATGATCGAAATGATTCGCAGACGATCCATACTAGGTCTGTATTGTGCGACAACGTATAGCAGGTTGAGAAATCACTTTTAG
- a CDS encoding glycosyltransferase, with amino-acid sequence MRTKLFISVFDMEIGGVERSLINMLEGLNYEKVEVDLFICHHSGDFMSLIPAEVNVLPEIPAYTVFRKSVRQCVRERRYSALLIRMLSKSVAGTQARRRRLKEGPGYIQMQLDLKWTTRILPPIKKHYDLAISYAWPHDIVASKVSAKKKIAWIHTDYSELEIDNGIDLAVWNKYDAIASISEACTDAFLTTYPMLREKIMLIENISSPTFIKNMANDVTPLAEQVDQADQAAFTLVSVGRLSYVKGFDMAIAALRKLHDKGYTHIRWLVIGYGGYESELRKLIAENKLERSFLLVGKKTNPYPYIQACDVYVQPSRYEGKAVTVTEAKILGKPILITNYATAGSQIIDGVEGMMCELSADGIADGIERLYRDAALRAQFSTYLKEQDFSNVNELEKLYGVM; translated from the coding sequence ATGCGAACTAAACTATTCATTTCTGTTTTCGATATGGAGATTGGCGGCGTAGAGCGCAGTTTAATTAATATGCTGGAGGGATTGAATTATGAAAAGGTAGAGGTCGATCTCTTCATCTGCCATCATTCCGGTGACTTTATGAGTTTAATTCCGGCAGAAGTGAACGTTCTGCCCGAAATTCCAGCCTATACCGTCTTTCGCAAATCGGTTCGCCAATGTGTACGGGAAAGACGCTACTCGGCGCTGCTGATCCGAATGCTAAGCAAATCGGTTGCAGGGACGCAGGCGCGGAGACGCCGCCTCAAAGAAGGTCCTGGCTATATTCAGATGCAGCTGGATTTGAAGTGGACGACACGCATTTTGCCCCCAATTAAGAAGCATTATGATCTCGCGATCAGCTATGCATGGCCTCATGATATTGTCGCCAGCAAGGTATCGGCGAAGAAGAAGATCGCCTGGATTCATACCGATTATAGTGAGCTAGAAATCGACAATGGCATTGATCTAGCTGTATGGAACAAGTACGATGCGATTGCTTCCATCTCAGAAGCTTGCACGGATGCGTTCCTAACGACGTATCCGATGCTGCGCGAGAAGATCATGTTGATTGAGAATATTTCCTCACCAACGTTCATTAAGAACATGGCGAATGACGTTACTCCTCTTGCGGAGCAAGTGGATCAAGCGGACCAAGCAGCTTTTACACTCGTGTCGGTGGGCCGGTTGTCGTATGTCAAAGGATTTGATATGGCGATTGCCGCCTTACGCAAGCTGCATGATAAGGGCTACACCCATATTCGTTGGTTGGTCATCGGGTATGGCGGTTATGAGTCCGAGCTGCGCAAGCTGATTGCAGAGAACAAGCTGGAACGCAGTTTCCTGCTCGTAGGGAAGAAGACGAATCCGTATCCCTACATCCAGGCGTGCGATGTCTATGTGCAGCCTTCGCGTTATGAAGGGAAAGCCGTAACGGTGACCGAGGCCAAAATCTTAGGTAAACCGATACTGATTACGAATTATGCAACAGCTGGCAGTCAAATTATCGATGGCGTTGAAGGCATGATGTGTGAGTTGAGTGCTGATGGCATTGCCGATGGGATTGAGCGGTTGTATCGCGATGCAGCGTTAAGAGCGCAGTTCTCAACATATTTAAAGGAGCAAGACTTCAGTAATGTGAATGAGCTGGAGAAGCTGTATGGGGTGATGTAG
- a CDS encoding acyltransferase, with amino-acid sequence MTLLRKIVNTLAAESRGRGLYYTFLMFLSHAVGILRAYLNKLVYFPNIQSTIFSLESNSRIVAFSKHARITIGKFVFIRKHTSIRVDQHGELRIGDKVFINDSCHINCAHRISIGKMTKIAPHVSINDHDHNYRHTAGDHLIRGEVIIGDNVWIGSNVVILRDTYIGDNAVIAAGSVVKGHVPANTVFLNKREKSYIPYAN; translated from the coding sequence ATGACACTACTTCGGAAAATTGTGAACACGCTGGCCGCAGAGAGCCGCGGCAGAGGCTTATACTACACGTTTCTTATGTTTCTGTCGCATGCGGTAGGCATCTTGAGGGCCTATCTGAATAAGCTGGTTTATTTTCCAAATATACAATCGACGATCTTCTCCCTTGAATCGAACAGCCGAATCGTCGCATTCAGCAAGCATGCCAGAATCACTATTGGTAAATTCGTGTTCATTCGCAAGCATACAAGCATTCGTGTTGATCAACATGGCGAGCTGCGGATCGGAGATAAGGTATTCATCAATGACAGCTGCCATATCAACTGTGCGCATCGCATTTCGATCGGCAAGATGACAAAGATTGCTCCGCACGTCAGCATTAACGATCACGATCACAACTATCGGCACACCGCAGGTGATCATCTGATTCGTGGCGAGGTCATCATCGGTGACAACGTGTGGATCGGATCGAATGTCGTCATTCTGCGCGATACGTATATCGGCGATAACGCCGTCATTGCGGCAGGCAGCGTGGTGAAAGGGCATGTGCCAGCGAACACGGTCTTTCTAAATAAACGAGAAAAGAGTTATATCCCCTATGCGAACTAA
- a CDS encoding glycosyltransferase family 32 protein: protein MTIPKIIHYCWFGGKDKPDIVRRCLASWKQHLSDYQIIEWNETNLDIIAHRYTREAYAAGKFAFVSDYARVYALYHHGGIYLDTDVEVFQSFDNLLHHETFWGFEQANYIATSTIGAQKGSKLIQLFLDSYEDKPFLRADGSFDSLTNVAMITKMLIDLGLQADGRFQELPGIGAFYPQTYFSPFDYINCQTFMTSHTYTLHHFYKSWLPPKERRKTQLKMMLARLIGGHNIARIRGYLK, encoded by the coding sequence ATGACAATTCCGAAAATCATTCACTATTGCTGGTTCGGAGGCAAAGACAAGCCAGATATCGTGCGACGGTGCCTGGCCAGCTGGAAGCAGCATCTCTCTGACTATCAAATCATTGAATGGAATGAAACGAATTTGGATATTATTGCACATCGTTATACGAGAGAAGCGTATGCTGCTGGAAAATTCGCATTCGTCAGCGACTATGCGAGAGTCTACGCGCTCTATCACCATGGCGGTATTTATCTGGACACGGATGTGGAAGTTTTCCAATCCTTTGACAATCTTCTGCACCACGAAACGTTCTGGGGCTTCGAGCAAGCGAATTATATTGCGACAAGCACGATTGGCGCACAGAAGGGAAGCAAGCTCATTCAGTTGTTTTTGGACTCCTATGAGGATAAACCATTTCTTAGAGCGGATGGCAGCTTCGACTCACTAACGAATGTAGCAATGATTACAAAGATGCTTATCGATCTTGGGCTTCAAGCCGACGGGCGATTTCAAGAGCTGCCGGGCATCGGGGCCTTTTACCCGCAAACGTATTTCTCCCCTTTCGACTACATCAATTGCCAAACCTTCATGACTTCACACACATACACCTTACATCATTTCTACAAAAGCTGGCTCCCACCGAAAGAGAGACGAAAGACACAACTGAAGATGATGCTGGCTAGACTGATCGGCGGACATAATATTGCCAGAATACGAGGGTATTTGAAATGA